The Crocosphaera sp. UHCC 0190 genome has a window encoding:
- a CDS encoding 4-Cys prefix domain-containing protein translates to MSLCINPNCTQPDNPDNHHLYCQTCGSELLLEGLYRVSEKLGEGGFGITYIISNSYQNINKVLKVLTLNIPDALRLFQNGIMSLQNWNRD, encoded by the coding sequence ATGTCTCTATGTATCAACCCTAACTGCACTCAACCCGATAATCCAGATAATCATCATTTATATTGTCAAACTTGTGGCTCAGAATTACTATTAGAAGGGTTATATCGTGTCTCTGAGAAATTAGGAGAAGGAGGGTTTGGCATAACATATATAATTAGTAATAGTTACCAAAATATTAATAAAGTTCTTAAGGTTTTAACCTTAAATATTCCTGATGCTTTGAGACTGTTTCAAAATGGTATTATGTCCCTACAGAATTGGAATAGAGATTAG
- the moaC gene encoding cyclic pyranopterin monophosphate synthase MoaC produces MSNIPQSKLSHLNEQGEAQMVDVSTKNVTRRQAVAGGQVRMKKATFDAIEAGNNPKGDVLGTAKLAGIMAAKQTANLIPLCHPLPLHKIEVKLTPDQNLPGYQIEATVITKAETGVEMEALTAVSVAALTLYDMAKALEKSMQIENIRLISKTGGKSGDYNS; encoded by the coding sequence ATGTCTAATATACCTCAATCTAAATTATCCCATCTTAATGAACAAGGAGAGGCCCAAATGGTTGATGTCTCTACCAAAAATGTTACCCGTCGTCAAGCAGTTGCAGGGGGACAAGTACGAATGAAAAAAGCAACTTTTGACGCAATAGAAGCAGGAAATAACCCTAAAGGAGATGTCTTAGGTACTGCCAAATTAGCAGGAATTATGGCGGCAAAACAAACAGCAAATTTGATTCCTTTATGTCATCCTTTACCCCTGCATAAAATAGAAGTAAAGTTAACACCCGATCAAAATTTACCAGGGTATCAAATAGAAGCAACGGTTATCACGAAAGCAGAAACAGGGGTAGAAATGGAAGCATTAACTGCTGTTTCTGTTGCTGCTTTGACACTTTATGATATGGCAAAAGCATTAGAAAAATCGATGCAAATTGAAAATATCCGTTTAATTAGTAAAACAGGGGGAAAATCTGGAGACTATAATAGTTGA
- a CDS encoding DUF29 domain-containing protein, protein MITHLSSLYDTDFYAWTQTQVNLIKTQEWHKLDSLNLIEEIEALGRKERKELRNRLAILLGHLLKWQFQSNKRSSSWLSTIREQRIQIRLLLQDSPSLKSYLDDVFLTAYELGLALAIRETRLGENIFPEICPYTLEQAVNPEFFPAPTILES, encoded by the coding sequence ATGATAACCCATCTATCCTCTCTCTATGACACTGATTTTTATGCTTGGACGCAAACACAAGTTAACTTAATAAAAACACAAGAATGGCACAAATTAGATAGTCTCAATTTAATTGAGGAAATTGAAGCTTTGGGAAGAAAAGAACGCAAAGAATTAAGAAATCGATTAGCTATCTTATTAGGACATTTATTAAAATGGCAATTTCAATCAAACAAACGTAGTAGTAGTTGGTTAAGTACAATTCGAGAACAACGAATTCAAATTAGGCTATTATTGCAAGATAGTCCCAGTTTAAAATCCTATCTAGATGATGTTTTTTTGACTGCCTATGAATTAGGGTTAGCTTTAGCAATTAGAGAAACTCGTTTAGGGGAAAACATTTTTCCCGAAATTTGTCCTTATACTTTAGAACAAGCTGTCAACCCTGAATTTTTTCCTGCACCGACAATATTGGAGTCATAA
- a CDS encoding DUF3181 family protein, which produces MANSNTTQAIEKLAAEIGENIYIDVAKWHLYLSDAHLHTTVAEKVYPLIENEELNEDAIISILRQIKVSLGAGRIEVSLLDLLPMQCQVNLIDLLEDYQKNR; this is translated from the coding sequence ATGGCTAATTCTAATACAACCCAAGCAATTGAAAAACTCGCTGCTGAAATTGGCGAAAATATCTACATAGATGTGGCAAAATGGCATCTTTATTTATCAGATGCTCATTTACATACTACTGTTGCAGAAAAAGTCTATCCCTTGATAGAAAATGAAGAACTAAACGAAGATGCTATTATTAGTATTCTCCGTCAAATTAAGGTATCATTGGGAGCAGGAAGAATCGAGGTTTCTCTTTTGGACTTGTTACCGATGCAATGTCAAGTAAATTTAATTGATTTACTCGAAGATTATCAAAAAAATCGGTAA
- a CDS encoding metal ABC transporter permease, which translates to MFELLQFDFMRNALLAGVLVSIACGIIGTFVVVNRIVFISGGIAHAAYGGIGLGYFFQINPIIGAIIFALISAVGMGLVVRKTQQRADSIIGVMWAVGMAIGIILIDLTPGYKADLMSYLFGSILTVSPENLKIIFVLDIIIIVIVVLFYKELLAISFDPVFALTRNVPVDSLYLLLVGAIALTVVMVMQVVGLILVIALLTIPAAIAGQFLRDIKQIMLLASVLGMVFTTLGLGISYYANVTSGATIILISGVAYLVTLGFKS; encoded by the coding sequence ATCTTTGAATTACTACAATTTGATTTTATGAGAAATGCCCTTTTGGCCGGGGTATTAGTCAGTATTGCTTGCGGTATTATTGGCACTTTTGTAGTTGTTAATCGCATTGTTTTTATTAGTGGTGGTATTGCCCACGCTGCTTATGGGGGGATTGGTTTAGGTTATTTTTTTCAGATTAATCCGATTATTGGGGCGATTATTTTTGCTTTAATTTCTGCTGTGGGTATGGGTTTAGTTGTCCGTAAAACTCAACAAAGAGCAGATAGTATTATTGGGGTTATGTGGGCAGTTGGGATGGCCATTGGGATTATTTTAATTGATTTAACTCCTGGTTATAAAGCTGATTTAATGAGTTATTTATTTGGCAGTATTTTAACGGTTTCTCCTGAAAATTTAAAGATTATTTTTGTTTTAGATATCATTATTATAGTCATTGTGGTTTTATTTTATAAGGAATTATTAGCCATCTCTTTTGATCCAGTTTTTGCCTTGACTCGTAATGTTCCTGTGGATAGTTTATATTTGTTACTGGTAGGAGCTATCGCCTTAACAGTGGTGATGGTGATGCAGGTTGTTGGATTAATTTTAGTGATTGCTTTATTAACTATCCCTGCTGCGATCGCCGGACAATTTCTTAGGGATATCAAACAAATTATGTTGTTAGCAAGTGTTTTAGGAATGGTTTTCACTACTCTAGGATTAGGAATATCTTACTATGCAAATGTTACTTCTGGGGCGACAATTATTTTAATTTCTGGGGTTGCTTATTTGGTTACTTTAGGGTTTAAATCTTGA
- a CDS encoding metal ABC transporter ATP-binding protein, with the protein MKTEAITLNHIWAKYNKTPILEDINLTIYEGDFVGLIGPNGGGKTTLFKVLLGLIKPYQGTVNIFGHNIAKGRGCIGYVPQLLELDREFPVRVADVVRMGRLGKRRLLQRYTPKDEDVVNRTLDQVGMLKLRDRPIGELSGGQRQRVYIARALASEPRILLLDEPTASVDPQRQTSIYELLKELNEWITILMISHDIGAISAYVKTVGCLNHRLFFHGDPPLSTEAIEKTYQCPVDLIAHGVPHRVLSQHTCPLHQDE; encoded by the coding sequence ATGAAAACTGAAGCCATCACACTCAATCATATTTGGGCAAAATATAACAAAACCCCAATTTTAGAAGATATTAACCTCACCATATATGAAGGGGACTTTGTAGGATTAATTGGCCCCAATGGTGGAGGAAAAACGACCCTATTTAAAGTCTTATTAGGACTGATTAAACCCTATCAAGGAACTGTTAACATTTTCGGTCATAATATTGCCAAAGGGAGAGGTTGTATCGGTTATGTTCCTCAATTATTAGAATTGGATCGAGAATTTCCGGTGCGGGTTGCGGATGTGGTGCGGATGGGAAGACTAGGAAAACGCCGTTTATTGCAACGTTACACCCCCAAAGACGAAGATGTGGTCAATCGTACCTTAGATCAGGTAGGAATGCTCAAATTACGCGATCGCCCCATTGGAGAGCTTTCCGGGGGCCAGCGTCAACGGGTTTATATTGCTCGTGCCTTAGCATCAGAACCCCGTATATTATTATTAGATGAACCGACGGCCAGTGTTGACCCCCAAAGACAAACCAGTATTTATGAGTTATTAAAAGAACTCAATGAATGGATTACCATTTTGATGATTTCTCATGATATTGGGGCAATTTCTGCCTATGTTAAAACCGTAGGATGTCTTAACCATCGTCTCTTTTTTCATGGTGATCCTCCCCTCAGTACAGAAGCAATTGAAAAAACCTATCAATGTCCTGTAGATCTCATTGCTCATGGTGTTCCTCATCGGGTACTTTCTCAACATACTTGTCCCTTACATCAGGATGAATAG
- a CDS encoding metal ABC transporter solute-binding protein, Zn/Mn family encodes MKKLPSLVLSFLLGVNLITGCSSPDNPTSQTPPKETTATVPNEEILNITVSVVPQEYFVKKIGGDHVKINVMVEPGTEPDNYEPKPQQLQALSKAKAYIGIGIPFERILLDKVTQTNPKLLIVDSTKGIEKLSMIPHDHHDNHGHEKSEDEPEMTLDPHVWLSPRLVKIQAQHIYETLVKLDPKNQTEYETNLNHFLQEIDQLDAKIKENLVNVKQRKFIVFHPAWGYFAQEYNLTQVPIEVGGQEPSAAELGKLIKEAKKENIKIVFAQPELSSQSAKVIAKEIGGEVLLISPVAPDWSNNLLEVSKTFAKALN; translated from the coding sequence ATGAAAAAATTACCCAGTCTTGTCCTTTCTTTCTTATTAGGGGTTAATCTGATAACGGGGTGTAGCTCTCCTGATAACCCTACCAGTCAAACACCTCCAAAGGAAACCACAGCTACTGTCCCCAATGAGGAGATATTAAACATTACTGTTAGTGTGGTTCCTCAAGAATATTTTGTTAAGAAAATTGGGGGCGATCACGTTAAAATTAATGTGATGGTTGAACCAGGGACTGAACCGGATAATTATGAACCAAAACCCCAACAATTACAAGCATTAAGTAAGGCAAAAGCTTATATTGGTATTGGTATTCCTTTTGAGAGAATTTTGTTGGATAAAGTTACTCAAACTAATCCTAAACTGTTAATTGTTGATTCGACAAAAGGGATTGAAAAATTAAGCATGATCCCCCACGATCACCATGATAATCATGGCCATGAAAAATCAGAAGACGAGCCAGAAATGACCCTTGATCCTCATGTTTGGTTATCACCTCGGTTAGTCAAAATTCAAGCACAACATATTTATGAAACCTTAGTTAAACTCGATCCCAAAAATCAAACAGAATATGAAACTAATCTTAATCATTTTCTGCAAGAAATTGACCAATTAGATGCTAAGATAAAAGAAAACTTAGTCAACGTAAAACAACGAAAATTTATTGTTTTTCATCCCGCTTGGGGTTACTTTGCCCAAGAATATAATTTAACCCAAGTTCCCATTGAAGTTGGGGGACAAGAACCCAGTGCAGCCGAATTAGGAAAATTAATTAAGGAAGCCAAGAAAGAAAACATTAAAATTGTCTTTGCTCAACCAGAATTAAGTAGTCAATCAGCCAAAGTAATTGCCAAAGAAATTGGAGGAGAAGTCTTATTAATTAGTCCCGTAGCTCCTGATTGGTCTAATAATTTACTGGAAGTTTCTAAAACCTTTGCAAAAGCTCTTAATTAG